A stretch of Besnoitia besnoiti strain Bb-Ger1 chromosome III, whole genome shotgun sequence DNA encodes these proteins:
- a CDS encoding SAG-related sequence SRS17B (encoded by transcript BESB_044410) codes for MGVYRFLGWAAALGTVSVAAGPSRMPLSAGSSAEAGEEVVVWRFPTHLEIDADGLPQYTLPRPPLPLDDELPRVPLVPQRCEYDAEGGSPRHLHLSMEGVLSLEFECPKEVPSTLEPSDRKQAFRVSGDGTCDTDSLVDIATVLPSVWFSDLFSEYRNSGSYGLFLPVRPVDKGKKICFLCRSNPESGPTQSCYVIINVPKAELPSTRICDPSLRAEENMLGFGDDGTNNAVTLHCPTGYPVLNPSSSSEYVNTGPECLDSVKLEDLLGTGTVGTHSGSCMCRA; via the exons ATGGGCGTTTACAGATTCCTTGGATGGGCAGCGGCCCTTGGCACCGTGTCGGTGGCTGCAGGGCCTTCTCGGATGCCTCTATCTGCAGGCTCGtcagcggaggcaggcgaagaggtGGTTGTATGGCGTTTTCCCACGCACCTTGAGATTGATGCAGATGGTTTGCCACAATACacgcttcctcgtcctccgttACCGCTCGACGACGAGCTTCCCCGCGTACCCCTTGTACCGCAGCGGTGTGAGTACGACGCAGAAGGTGGAAGCCCGAGGCATCTTCATCTTTCAATGGAGGGCGTCCTTTCTTTGGAGTTTGAGTGTCCTAAAGAAGTTCCCAGTACTCTTGAACCGTCCGACCGCAAGCAAGCCTTTCGTGTAAGTGGGGACGGCACTTGCGACACTGATTCCCTTGTCGATATAGCGACGGTTTTACCGTCAGTGTGGTTCAGCGATCTTTTTTCGGAATACCGCAATTCCGGCTCTTATGGCCTCTTCCTTCCCGTGAGGCCCGTTGACAAGGGAAAGAAGATATGTTTTTTGTGTAGGTCGAATCCAGAATCAGGCCCGACACAGTCATGCTACGTGATAATTAACGTCCCAAAGGCGGAACTTCCAA GCACCAGGATATGCGATCCATCCCTCCGTGCTGAAGAAAACATGCTGGGTTTTGGCGATGACGGCACAAACAATGCCGTCACGCTGCATTGTCCGACAGGCTATCCAGTCCTCAACCCTtcgagcagcagcgaatATGTAAACACGGGTCCGGAGTGCCTGGACAGCGTAAAGCTGGAAGATCTGTTGGGCACAG GAACAGTTGGCACTCACAGTGGATCATGCATGTGCAGGGCATAA
- a CDS encoding hypothetical protein (encoded by transcript BESB_044420) encodes MTACSHWTHPPPLMGRRTAGRWRQASLWALFFCLLIIGFLAHGADFSYPVSASAAERPDEGAYGASNAGGSRGDGSEGGFSLSSLLSMTPSSETVQQLVGDLAKQATEFLKDSSKLEQLGLGPLQDNLERFTSMLGVRPDLKRMVMLNRRRLEVMYMPVFVFSRQRALDKNAEADDATLAIVLRDPHMTRFLGKYGEVEPLRTMSTAPKQLDSFLKQIQELQQYVLLDGPVVFSLVSRLDAIVATFLDYTTAMFSALARYLSLTGRFAKNKRALFFFGKYTLPRLLKIFLVVNNIQAQLLRKSQALESPEDGKQLRKMLRTSVKKTTEAVNSLHDFSKGCLIGCSASFQIEYAASLKDYEEGERVEIAFRRFAGSPALEGVSLPSSDEALSEMTVAARRGALDASQYLRVMQDQAQEDHQLSRREHGSTDESVLRGIDPAGAALGAGLGFDGEPPSTAPVAAPSPPPPPPPAADVDQDRAAARELLDSY; translated from the exons ATGACCGCGTGCAGCCACTGGACACACCCGCCGCCACTCATGGGGCGTCGAACTGCCGGCCGTTGGCGGCAAGCGTCTCTGTgggctctcttcttctgcctgtTGATAATCGGTTTCCTCGCACATGGAGCCGATTTCTCGTATCCAGTTTCTGCCTCAGCTGCCGAAAGACCAGACGAGGGCGCCTACGGGGCGTCGAACGCGGGTGGCTCCCGGGGTGACGGCAGCGAAGGGGGGTTCAGCCTTTCTTCCCTCCTCAGCATGACCCCGAGCAGCGAGACTGTTCAGCAACTTGTCGGAGACCTCGCCAAGCAGGCCACGGAGTTTCTGAAGGACAGCAGCAAACTGGAGCAACTGGGTCTGGGGCCTCTCCAGGACAACTTGGAACGCTTCACCTCGATGCTTGGCGTCCGACCGGACCTGAAGAGAATGGTTATGCTGAATCGGCGTCGACTTGAAGTCATGTACATGCCAGTATTCGTATTTTCCCGGCAACGCGCTCTCGACAAGAACGCAGAAGCCGACGACGCGACTCTAGCCATCGTTTTGCGAGACCCGCACATGACCAG GTTCCTTGGCAAGTATGGCGAGGTGGAGCCGTTGCGAACGATGTCTACCGCGCCGAAGCAGCTCGACAGCTTCCTGAAGCAGATTCAAGAGCTGCAACAGTACGTTCTCCTGGACGGCCCCGTTGTGTTTTCTCTCGTATCTCGACTCGACGCAATCGTCGCCACCTTTCTCGACTACACCACCGCCATGTTCTCAGCTCTCGCGCGGTACCTGAGTCTCACTGGCCGCTTCGCAAAAAACAAGAGAGCACTGTTTTTCTTCGGGAAGTACACGCTTCCCAGGCTGCTGAAGATCTTTCTCGTCGTCAACAACAtccaggcgcagctgctgcgcaagAGCCAGGCCCTCGAGAGCCCGGAGGACGGGAAACAGCTCCGCAAGATGCTGCGGACGTCTGTGAAGAAGACCACAGAAGCGGTGAACAGCCTGCATGACTTCTCCAAGGGGTGCCTCATTGGCTGCTCTGCGTCCTTCCAAATCGAGTACGCTGCCAGCCTGAAAGACTacgaagaaggagaacgCGTAGAGATTGCGTTTCGCCGCTTCGCGGGCAGCCCCGCTCTCGAGGGCGTCAGCCTGCCGTCGTCGGACGAGGCGTTGAGCGAAATGACGGTTGCTGCTCGCCGAGGGGCGCTTGACGCATCTCAGTACCTCAGGGTCATGCAGGATCAGGCTCAGGAAGATCACCAACTCTCGCGGCGCGAACATGGAAGCACTGACGAGTCTGTTCTACGCGGTATTGAccctgcgggcgcagcgctCGGAGCTGGACTCGGGTTCGACGGAGAGCCTCCAAGCACTGCCCCCGTGGCGGCGCCTTCACCGCCACCGCCACCGCCACCTGCCGCCGATGTGGATCAGgaccgcgccgctgctcgggAGCTACTCGATTCGTACTGA
- a CDS encoding hypothetical protein (encoded by transcript BESB_044430), whose translation MHSTAKEEMKACAALMLGLALQFLRIIPDDGKWRVSLSRAAESLEESKIPSTSQDFHDDEDADGEPDSAHLQNDAVWRKQHRIRGRNYGSYISGFNAFPYGYSYYGHPYGTNYGRVWGFRRF comes from the exons ATG CATTCCACAGCAAAAGAAGAAATGAAGGCGTGCGCTGCGCTCATGCTTGGACTTGCTCTGCAGTTCCTGAGAATAATTCCAGACGACGGCAAATGGCGCGTTTCCCTCTCTCGTGCTGCTGAATCTCTGGAGGAGTCCAAG ATACCTTCCACCAGTCAAGATTTtcacgacgacgaagacgcagacggcgagcctGACTCCGCACACTTGCAGAATGATGCGGTATGGAGGAAGCAGCATCGGATCAGGGGAAGGAACTACGGCAGCTACATATCAGGCTTCAACGCTTTCCCATATGGCTATAGCTACTATGGTCACCCCTACGGCACCAACTATGGCCGTGTCTGGGGCTTCCGGCGATTCTGA